A region from the Ammospiza nelsoni isolate bAmmNel1 chromosome 1, bAmmNel1.pri, whole genome shotgun sequence genome encodes:
- the RAD21 gene encoding double-strand-break repair protein rad21 homolog isoform X1, producing MFYAHFVLSKRGPLAKIWLAAHWDKKLTKAHVFECNLESSVESIISPKVKMALRTSGHLLLGVVRIYHRKAKYLLADCNEAFIKIKMAFRPGVVDLPEENREAAYNAITLPEEFHDFDQPLPDLDDIDVAQQFSLNQSRVEEITMREEVGNISILQDNDFGDFGMDDREMMREGGSAFEDDMLVSTSASNLLLEPEQSTSHLNEKSNHLEYEDQYKDDNFGEGNDGGILDDKLLSNNDGGIFDDPPALSESGVMMPEQPPHDDMDDDDNVSMGGPDSPDSVDPVEPLPTMTDQTTLVPNEEEAFALEPIDITVKETKAKRKRKLIVDSVKELDSKTIRAQLSDYSDIVTTLDLAPPTKKLMMWKETGGVEKLFSLPAQPLWNNRLLKLFTRCLTPLVPEDLRKRRKGGEADNLDEFLKDFENPEVPREEQQQQQQQRDVIDEPIVEEPSRLQESMMEGSRTNLDESVMPPPPAQTGVKRKLQQVEPEPVLPHPPSQQLEIPPVEMPPEEPQNICQLIPELELLPEKEKEKEKEKEEEEEEEEEDGTGGDQDQEERRWNKRTQQMLHGLQRALAKTGAESISLLELCRNTNRKQAAAKFYSFLVLKKQQAIELTQEEPYSDIIATPGPRFHII from the exons ATGTTCTATGCCCACTTTGTCCTGAGCAAACGTGGGCCGCTGGCCAAAATCTGGCTGGCGGCCCACTGGGACAAGAAGCTGACCAAAGCCCATGTGTTTGAATGTAACCTGGAGAGCAGCGTGGAGAGCATCATTTCCCCAAAG GTGAAGATGGCACTTCGAACCTCAGGACATCTTTTACTAGGCGTTGTTAGAATCTACcacaggaaagcaaaatatCTTCTTGCAGACTGTAATGAGGCTTTCATTAAGATTAAGATGGCTTTTCGTCCAG GAGTTGTTGATTTGCCTGAGGAAAACAGAGAGGCTGCTTATAATGCTATTACCTTGCCTGAGGAGTTTCACGATTTTGACCAACCACTCCCTGATCTAGA TGATATTGATGTGGCTCAGCAGTTCAGTTTGAACCAGAGTAGAGTGGAAGAAATTACAATGAGAGAAGAAGTAGGCAACATCAGTATCCTCCAGGATAATGACTTTG GTGACTTTGGGATGGATGATCGTGAGATGATGAGAGAAGGTGGTAGTGCATTTGAGGATGACATGCTGGTGAGCACAAGTGCTTCCAATCTCCTCCTGGAACCTGAACAGAGCACCAGTCACCTCAACGAGAAATCTAATCACCTGGAGTATGAAGACCAATACAAAGATGATAATTTTGGGGAAGGAAATGATGGTGGAATATTGG ATGACAAACTTCTTAGTAATAATGATGGTGGTATTTTTGATGACCCACCTGCACTCTCAGAAAGTGGAGTAATGATGCCAGAGCAACCTCCCCACGATGATatggatgatgatgataatgTGTCAA TGGGGGGCCCGGACAGCCCCGACTCGGTGGATCCCGTGGAGCCGTTACCAACCATGACTGACCAGACAACGCTCGTCCCCAATGAGGAGGAGGCTTTTGCTCTGGAGCCTATTGACATAACTG TCAAGGAAACCAAagcaaagaggaagagaaagctGATTGTGGACAGTGTGAAAGAACTGGACAGCAAGACTATTCGAGCCCAATTAAGTGACTACTCTGATATTGTCACTACTTTGGACTTGGCACCTCCTACCAAGAAATTGATGATGTGGAAAGAAACTGGTggagttgaaaagcttttctctctgcctgcacagccttTGTGGAATAACAGACTACTGAAG CTCTTTACTCGCTGTCTTACACCTCTGGTACCAGAAGACctgagaaagaggaggaaaggtGGAGAAGCTGACAATCTTGATGAGTTCCTTAAAGACTTTGAAAACCCAGAGGttcccagagaggagcagcaacagcagcagcagcaacgaGATGTCATTG ATGAACCTATTGTGGAAGAGCCGAGCCGTCTGCAGGAGTCGATGATGGAGGGCAGCAGAACCAACCTGGACGAGTCGGTCATGCCACCGCCGCCAGCCCAGACCGGGGTCAAACGCAAACTGCAGCAAGTGGAGCCAGAGCCAGTGTTACCT CATCCACCATCACAACAGCTGGAAATACCACCTGTAGAAATGCCTCCAGAGGAGCCCCAAAACATCTGCCAGCTAATACCAGAGCTAGAACTTCTGccagaaaaagagaaggagaaggaaaaggagaaagaggaagaggaggaggaagaa GAGGAAGATGGCACAGGGGGTGATCAGGATCAAGAAGAAAGGAGATGGAACAAGAGGACTCAACAAATGCTCCATGGCCTTCAG